A part of Fimbriiglobus ruber genomic DNA contains:
- a CDS encoding CoA-binding protein, protein MKSSIAIVGASSDRRKFGNKAVRAYLAAGYDVYAIHPTETTVEGVPAYKSVADVPLDRIDRVTFYVPPAVGLAALDTLASKSVGQLILNPGADAPAVVEKARHLGLPVVTGCSIIMGGYRPEQFPDA, encoded by the coding sequence ATGAAATCGTCCATCGCGATCGTCGGCGCCAGTTCGGACCGCCGGAAGTTCGGCAACAAAGCCGTCCGAGCGTATCTGGCCGCTGGGTACGACGTGTATGCCATTCACCCGACCGAAACGACCGTCGAAGGCGTTCCCGCGTACAAGTCCGTGGCCGACGTCCCACTGGACCGCATCGACCGCGTCACCTTCTACGTCCCGCCCGCAGTCGGTCTGGCGGCACTCGACACCCTGGCCAGCAAGTCGGTCGGCCAACTCATCCTCAACCCCGGGGCCGACGCGCCGGCGGTCGTCGAAAAGGCGCGGCACCTCGGGCTCCCGGTCGTGACCGGGTGCAGCATCATCATGGGCGGCTACCGGCCCGAGCAATTCCCCGACGCGTGA
- the csrA gene encoding carbon storage regulator CsrA, producing the protein MLVLSRKKNESIVINNDIVITIVEIRGDKVRLGIVAPKDVPVHREEVYDAIHGQKTAAAPNPGPVGPS; encoded by the coding sequence ATGCTCGTACTGTCCAGGAAAAAAAACGAGTCGATTGTGATCAACAACGACATCGTCATTACGATCGTGGAAATCCGCGGCGACAAGGTCCGGCTCGGGATCGTGGCCCCCAAGGATGTCCCCGTTCACCGCGAAGAAGTGTACGACGCGATCCACGGTCAAAAGACCGCGGCCGCACCGAACCCGGGGCCCGTTGGCCCCAGCTAG